From a single Ignavibacteriales bacterium genomic region:
- a CDS encoding M20/M25/M40 family metallo-hydrolase, whose protein sequence is MSSAEQELLSLFLRLAPIEGVSHAERAITDEVTALLRQGGIRVVEDDAAGIVKGNSGNLLCFPPAFDEHAPAILLEAHLDTVQSTAALKAIVRDDRVTSDGTTILGADNRMGLSILVDLLLRVAKTIAPHRNFFVALTVCEETGLYGADAIDLASRNVSAAYVFDCSKRPGIYIRESVGLYAFTAQFFGKAAHAGVAPEEGISAIALSAAAISKLRFGRIDADTTANIGKIYGGEAVNVVPDKVTIEGEVRSFYPERISRQLDLIRQTFEKTVQGTGRVQFDALPDFEPYVHNPDSAAVVTLEAALRAAGLTPQPIRYMGGSDANKYNAKGIPAVNIGIGAQKPHSVDEFFLLEDLHTSSRIAHELVQNR, encoded by the coding sequence ATGTCATCCGCTGAACAGGAACTTTTATCGCTTTTCCTGCGTCTCGCTCCGATCGAAGGCGTTTCGCATGCCGAGCGGGCAATCACGGACGAAGTCACAGCACTCCTCCGGCAGGGGGGCATTCGTGTCGTTGAAGACGATGCCGCCGGGATCGTCAAGGGGAACAGCGGCAACCTTCTCTGCTTTCCGCCCGCATTCGATGAACACGCCCCGGCAATTCTCCTCGAAGCCCATCTCGACACGGTGCAGTCAACGGCAGCGCTCAAGGCAATTGTGAGGGATGACAGGGTCACATCCGACGGCACGACGATCCTCGGTGCAGATAACAGAATGGGTCTCTCGATACTCGTGGACCTCTTGCTGAGGGTGGCGAAGACGATAGCCCCGCATCGCAATTTCTTTGTCGCACTCACGGTGTGCGAGGAAACCGGCCTCTACGGAGCAGACGCTATTGATCTCGCCAGCCGCAACGTTTCTGCAGCGTACGTTTTTGATTGTTCGAAGCGGCCGGGAATTTACATCCGGGAATCGGTTGGGCTGTATGCGTTCACCGCGCAGTTCTTCGGCAAGGCCGCACATGCCGGCGTCGCGCCTGAAGAAGGTATCAGCGCAATCGCTCTCAGCGCGGCCGCGATCAGCAAGCTCCGGTTCGGGAGGATTGATGCGGACACGACAGCCAACATCGGAAAGATCTACGGCGGAGAAGCGGTCAATGTCGTCCCGGACAAGGTTACTATTGAGGGAGAAGTGCGCTCGTTCTATCCGGAAAGAATCAGCCGCCAACTCGACCTCATCCGCCAGACTTTTGAGAAGACTGTCCAGGGAACGGGGCGTGTGCAGTTTGATGCTCTCCCTGATTTTGAGCCGTACGTCCACAACCCCGACTCAGCCGCCGTCGTGACGCTCGAAGCCGCTCTGCGCGCTGCCGGACTTACTCCGCAGCCCATCCGGTACATGGGAGGGAGCGATGCGAACAAATACAACGCAAAAGGGATTCCTGCTGTGAATATCGGTATCGGCGCCCAGAAGCCGCATTCAGTTGACGAATTTTTCCTTCTCGAAGATCTCCACACATCATCCAGGATCGCACATGAACTTGTACAGAATCGCTAA
- a CDS encoding cyanophycinase has product MNLYRIANISSSHSFRMFQRRGAEAAENRGEFQESDSAMLGALRLPRFFHRGVSAMRTIIVLLAMILPISACLLAQEGPKGSLIIIGGGNRGAEVMKPFIQLAGGEKSKIAFFPMASVYGDTMAQERIADMKSFGAGSVLHLYITREQANSDSILALLDDVTGVYFGGGDQSKLTAVLKGTRTEKRLHELYHKGAVLGGTSAGAAVMSTIMLTGDEKRPTRDSSFNKIEIDNIITTSGFGFIDDAIVDQHFLIRRRSNRLISVILEHPDKVGIGIDEATAIWMKPDHTFEVLGRSVVLVFDATRSEVQRDPKGYGVRASDIRMSVLRSGSVYDLKSKKVIRLSN; this is encoded by the coding sequence ATGAACTTGTACAGAATCGCTAACATCAGTTCCTCTCATTCATTTCGTATGTTTCAACGCAGAGGCGCAGAGGCTGCAGAGAATCGCGGAGAGTTCCAGGAATCAGACTCTGCGATGCTCGGCGCTCTCCGTTTACCCCGATTCTTCCATCGGGGCGTCTCCGCGATGAGAACCATTATTGTGCTTCTTGCCATGATTCTTCCAATTTCGGCATGCCTTCTTGCTCAGGAAGGGCCAAAGGGGAGCCTCATCATCATCGGCGGGGGGAACAGGGGAGCCGAAGTGATGAAACCGTTTATTCAGCTGGCGGGAGGGGAGAAGTCGAAGATAGCGTTCTTTCCTATGGCGAGCGTCTATGGCGACACGATGGCACAGGAGCGCATCGCTGATATGAAATCCTTTGGAGCAGGATCAGTGCTGCATCTCTATATCACTCGCGAACAGGCGAACAGCGACTCCATCCTGGCCTTGCTCGATGACGTGACGGGAGTCTATTTCGGCGGCGGTGATCAATCGAAGCTGACCGCGGTTCTCAAAGGAACCAGGACGGAGAAGCGGCTTCACGAACTCTATCACAAGGGGGCGGTGCTCGGTGGAACGAGCGCGGGCGCTGCGGTCATGAGCACGATCATGCTTACAGGCGATGAAAAAAGGCCTACGAGGGATTCCTCATTCAACAAAATCGAAATCGACAATATCATCACGACAAGCGGGTTTGGTTTCATTGACGACGCGATCGTCGATCAGCATTTCCTCATCCGGCGCAGGAGCAACCGGCTCATCAGCGTCATCCTCGAGCACCCTGACAAAGTGGGAATCGGCATTGACGAGGCTACGGCGATTTGGATGAAACCCGATCACACATTTGAAGTGCTCGGAAGGTCTGTCGTGCTCGTGTTCGACGCCACAAGGTCCGAGGTCCAGCGCGATCCCAAAGGGTACGGCGTGCGCGCATCGGACATCCGGATGAGCGTTTTGCGCAGCGGCTCCGTCTATGACCTCAAGTCGAAAAAAGTCATCCGGCTCTCAAACTGA